From Streptomyces sp. NBC_01754, a single genomic window includes:
- a CDS encoding GNAT family N-acetyltransferase: protein MDYVVRAVRADEWERAREIRLAALRDPVASIAFLETYEQALAASDEFWRGRTEGSVDGRRVRQFIAEAADGEWAGTVSVLVERPSERVRLGSAPEVDQTHLVGVFVRPAYRARGVVDALFREAVDWSWSLTGPPVERVRLYVHQDNARAAAAYRRIGFVPSGVSIPMQGDPAARELEWEIRKEWVAA from the coding sequence ATGGACTACGTGGTACGTGCGGTACGGGCCGACGAGTGGGAGCGGGCCAGGGAGATCCGGCTGGCGGCCCTGCGCGACCCGGTCGCGTCGATCGCTTTCCTGGAGACGTACGAGCAGGCGCTGGCCGCGTCTGATGAGTTCTGGCGGGGACGGACCGAGGGCTCTGTCGACGGCCGGCGCGTGCGACAGTTCATCGCCGAGGCCGCGGACGGGGAATGGGCGGGAACCGTGTCGGTGCTCGTCGAGCGGCCGTCGGAGCGCGTGCGCTTGGGATCGGCACCCGAGGTCGATCAGACGCATCTGGTGGGGGTGTTCGTCCGGCCCGCGTATCGTGCGCGCGGAGTGGTGGACGCCTTGTTCCGTGAGGCGGTCGACTGGTCGTGGTCGCTGACCGGCCCGCCGGTGGAGCGGGTCCGGCTCTACGTCCACCAGGACAACGCCCGGGCCGCGGCCGCCTACCGCCGTATCGGCTTCGTACCGAGCGGTGTGTCGATTCCGATGCAGGGCGATCCGGCCGCTCGCGAACTGGAGTGGGAGATCCGCAAGGAGTGGGTGGCCGCCTGA